A DNA window from Streptomyces parvus contains the following coding sequences:
- a CDS encoding metallophosphoesterase produces MRLLLTSDTHVPKRARVLPPPLLAAVDEADVVFHAGDWTDTATLDLFEARARRLVAVHGNNDGPELRARLGEVARVECGGIRFGVVHETGPARGREQRCQERFTDLDALVFGHSHIPWDTTTPGGLRLLNPGSPTDRRRQPYCTYMTAEVRDARLLDLRLHRLPPRSR; encoded by the coding sequence GTGCGCCTCTTGCTGACTTCGGACACGCACGTACCCAAACGGGCCAGGGTGCTGCCCCCGCCCCTCCTCGCGGCGGTGGACGAGGCCGACGTGGTCTTCCACGCGGGCGACTGGACGGACACGGCCACTCTGGACCTGTTCGAGGCCCGTGCGAGGCGCCTGGTCGCCGTTCACGGCAACAACGACGGGCCGGAGCTGAGGGCCCGGCTCGGCGAAGTGGCACGGGTGGAGTGCGGTGGGATCCGCTTCGGGGTCGTCCACGAGACGGGACCGGCGCGGGGCCGCGAGCAGCGGTGCCAGGAGCGCTTCACCGACCTCGACGCCCTGGTGTTCGGCCACAGCCACATTCCGTGGGACACCACCACACCCGGCGGGCTGCGTCTGCTGAACCCGGGATCGCCGACCGACAGGCGGCGACAGCCCTACTGCACGTACATGACAGCCGAGGTGAGGGACGCACGGCTTCTCGACCTCCGCCTGCACCGTCTGCCGCCCCGCTCCCGATGA
- a CDS encoding ABC transporter ATP-binding protein has translation MKSQPPEAGPAPAAAGTSTHPAPPPLRALAEPVRGRLALATGLQAVAALAGVVPFIAVSRIAERLTAGPPADGDALWPLVVLACSSGFVALVCGTAAGALAHIADNDLQLTLRRRLARHIGRLPLGRLTDRGTGEVKQAVQDDVSALHTLFAHTLLDVVAVLTAPVLALAYLFTVDWRLALVSVVPLLLGVFLFSRAMSGAAGQMAEFGAALGRISAAAVEFASGIAVFKSFGRGSKAHERFVRATEGFADFFSGWVRSTLVTSTAAILVVAPAVVLLLLSVLGAVFITQDWMTGADLVPFLLLGPAVAAPMGVVGPRIQQIRAGQAAAVRITTLLHAPTLAEPADPALPDGHHVSLRGVSFSYDGRADVLSGVDLDLAPGTVTALVGPSGSGKSTLASLLPRFHDVTAGTVTLGAVDLRDIPAAELYRRVGFVLQDVRLLRAGVADNIRLGRPEATDEEVERCARAARIHDRITALPDGYATELGTTVTLSGGEAQRLSIARALLADAPVLVLDEATAYADPHSEALIQDALSELAAGRTLLVIAHRLSTIRSADRIVVLEDGRITEQGRHDDLLAAQGRYAALWEAQRTAGPEESDGTPHHRSAPVGAGRRADDIREGSAR, from the coding sequence GTGAAGTCACAGCCACCCGAGGCCGGCCCGGCCCCGGCAGCCGCCGGCACGAGCACGCACCCCGCCCCACCTCCGCTCCGCGCGCTCGCCGAGCCGGTCCGCGGACGACTGGCCCTCGCCACGGGCCTCCAGGCCGTCGCCGCCCTTGCCGGCGTGGTCCCCTTCATCGCCGTCTCCCGCATCGCCGAACGCCTCACCGCTGGGCCCCCGGCCGACGGCGACGCCCTCTGGCCGCTGGTGGTACTGGCCTGCTCCTCGGGCTTCGTCGCCCTGGTGTGCGGCACGGCGGCCGGAGCCCTCGCCCACATCGCCGACAACGACCTCCAGCTCACCCTCCGCCGCCGGCTCGCCCGGCACATCGGACGGCTACCGCTCGGCCGGCTCACCGACCGAGGCACCGGTGAGGTGAAGCAGGCCGTGCAGGACGACGTGAGCGCGCTGCACACGCTGTTCGCCCACACCCTGCTCGATGTCGTCGCGGTCCTCACCGCCCCGGTGCTGGCCCTGGCCTACCTGTTCACGGTCGACTGGCGTCTGGCCCTCGTCAGCGTGGTGCCCCTGCTGCTGGGCGTGTTCCTGTTCAGCCGGGCCATGTCGGGCGCGGCGGGACAGATGGCCGAGTTCGGTGCCGCCCTGGGACGGATATCCGCAGCCGCGGTGGAGTTCGCCTCCGGCATCGCCGTGTTCAAGAGCTTCGGGCGCGGGAGCAAGGCCCACGAGCGTTTCGTGCGCGCGACCGAGGGCTTCGCCGACTTCTTCTCCGGCTGGGTCCGGTCCACCCTGGTGACCTCCACCGCCGCGATCCTGGTGGTGGCACCGGCCGTGGTCCTGCTCCTCCTGTCCGTCCTGGGCGCGGTGTTCATCACCCAGGACTGGATGACCGGAGCCGATCTCGTCCCCTTCCTCCTGCTCGGCCCCGCCGTCGCCGCCCCCATGGGCGTGGTGGGCCCCCGCATCCAGCAGATCCGTGCCGGCCAGGCCGCCGCCGTACGCATCACGACACTGCTGCACGCCCCCACGCTCGCCGAGCCCGCAGACCCGGCCCTGCCCGACGGCCACCATGTTTCCCTGCGTGGGGTGTCGTTCTCCTACGACGGGCGGGCCGACGTCCTCAGCGGTGTCGATCTCGACCTCGCGCCCGGCACGGTCACCGCCCTGGTCGGTCCCTCCGGCTCCGGCAAGTCCACCCTGGCGTCGCTGCTGCCCCGCTTCCACGACGTCACCGCCGGTACGGTCACCCTCGGCGCCGTCGACCTCCGGGACATCCCCGCGGCCGAGCTGTACCGCCGCGTCGGCTTCGTCCTCCAGGACGTACGGCTGCTGCGCGCCGGCGTCGCCGACAACATCCGGCTGGGCCGCCCCGAGGCCACCGACGAGGAGGTCGAGCGGTGCGCCCGCGCCGCCCGCATCCACGACCGCATCACGGCCCTGCCTGACGGATACGCCACCGAACTCGGCACGACCGTCACCCTCTCCGGTGGCGAGGCCCAACGCCTCTCCATCGCGAGGGCACTGCTCGCCGACGCCCCTGTCCTTGTCCTCGACGAGGCGACCGCGTACGCCGACCCTCACTCCGAGGCGCTGATCCAGGACGCGCTGTCCGAGCTCGCGGCCGGCCGCACCCTCCTCGTCATCGCCCACCGGCTGTCGACCATCCGCTCCGCCGACCGCATCGTGGTGCTGGAAGACGGACGCATCACCGAGCAGGGCCGCCACGACGACCTCCTGGCCGCTCAGGGCCGCTACGCCGCGCTGTGGGAGGCCCAGCGGACCGCGGGCCCGGAAGAGAGCGACGGCACACCGCACCACCGGTCCGCACCCGTGGGGGCCGGCCGCAGGGCGGACGACATCCGAGAAGGAAGTGCACGATGA
- a CDS encoding DUF2243 domain-containing protein produces the protein MANTIGTSRTGMAWPASIRLPGILLGVGMGGFVDGILLHQVLRWHHMLSSTDEDHIGVKYYNPQTVSGLEMNTLWDGIFHTVCWLAILTGLALLYARVTRNRRRVWTSRVLWGWMLVGWGLFNLVEGVLDHHILGIHHVYAGDSQVWWDIGFLVLGALLVAGGCLLQRSGQPFDPRPVAERGEGRAA, from the coding sequence ATGGCCAACACGATCGGCACGTCACGGACGGGCATGGCATGGCCGGCGAGTATCCGGTTGCCGGGAATCCTGCTCGGGGTGGGGATGGGCGGCTTCGTCGACGGCATCCTGTTGCACCAGGTCCTTCGCTGGCATCACATGCTCTCCAGCACCGACGAGGACCACATCGGGGTGAAGTACTACAACCCCCAGACGGTCTCGGGCCTGGAGATGAACACCCTTTGGGACGGCATTTTCCACACGGTGTGCTGGCTCGCGATCCTCACCGGCCTCGCCCTCCTGTACGCGCGGGTCACGCGCAACCGGCGGCGGGTGTGGACTTCACGGGTGCTGTGGGGCTGGATGCTCGTCGGCTGGGGCCTGTTCAACCTCGTCGAAGGCGTCCTGGACCATCACATCTTGGGGATCCACCACGTCTACGCCGGAGACAGCCAGGTCTGGTGGGACATCGGCTTCCTCGTCCTGGGTGCCCTGCTGGTGGCCGGGGGCTGTCTGCTCCAGCGCAGCGGGCAGCCCTTCGACCCGCGACCCGTCGCCGAACGGGGCGAAGGCCGAGCCGCCTGA
- a CDS encoding trans-aconitate 2-methyltransferase: MIDYYSTSAEFYELVATRHTASSGPPLTRVLTGLDTSHGPVLEIGAGTGRVTEVIASALPEAEILAAEPSATMRAMLTSRVARDPDLRKRVTVVDGAAQDLLLPERLSAVVIFGVAGHLTVPERVALWKRLADRLPDGAPIIVELMGVTAPRVIPPVMSLRETIGRQTYEWWIGGEPTDGDAMRFTTTWKVLRDGRTVREVSDTYDWHTFDVARLAREAGMTSRRITEAGGRPVPEIGVLVK, translated from the coding sequence GTGATCGACTACTACTCGACCTCGGCCGAGTTCTACGAACTGGTCGCCACCCGGCACACCGCCAGCAGCGGCCCGCCGCTGACCCGCGTCCTCACGGGTCTGGACACATCCCACGGACCCGTCCTGGAGATCGGGGCGGGCACCGGACGCGTGACGGAGGTCATCGCCTCCGCCCTGCCCGAGGCGGAGATCCTCGCGGCCGAGCCCTCGGCCACCATGCGCGCCATGCTCACCTCCCGGGTCGCCCGCGACCCGGACCTGCGCAAGCGCGTGACCGTCGTGGACGGCGCCGCCCAGGACCTCCTCCTGCCCGAACGGCTCTCCGCCGTCGTGATCTTCGGCGTAGCCGGTCACCTCACCGTCCCCGAACGCGTCGCGCTGTGGAAACGGCTCGCGGACCGCCTTCCGGACGGCGCGCCCATCATCGTCGAACTCATGGGAGTGACCGCGCCCCGCGTCATCCCACCCGTCATGTCCCTCAGGGAGACCATCGGACGCCAGACGTACGAGTGGTGGATCGGCGGCGAACCCACCGACGGCGACGCCATGCGGTTCACCACCACCTGGAAGGTTCTGCGCGACGGCCGCACCGTGCGCGAGGTCTCCGACACCTACGACTGGCACACCTTCGACGTCGCCCGGCTGGCCCGCGAGGCCGGCATGACCAGCCGCCGCATCACCGAGGCCGGCGGCAGGCCCGTCCCTGAAATCGGAGTACTCGTCAAGTGA
- a CDS encoding ABC transporter ATP-binding protein produces MIRQLYRVLGPEGSRPLNRLLVLQSGAAVLQGVAFALLVPVLQALLGADPDDVWPWLTAFTGCVLGYAALQGAALSGGFTVGSQLSRVLHRRLADQALRLPLGWFTPGRTAEFSRLAGQNVIQVMSTPAHLLRPFLTSLLTPVTLVIATFFFDVRTALVLLVCAPVLFAVQWASAAMLRRLDLGRDAAAGESADRVLEYTRNQPVLRAFGRTAEGYGALDDALVAEARADRRLIARGLPGLVSFTFATRLVFALLLALGVSWQLDGSLTIPTLLALLVLLVRLIDSVSSAAEAGAGMRIARNTLERLGAVLDEPPFPQPVEPRTPRGASVEFTGVGFRYTDGTADAASARPVLNDVTFRLPERSMTALVGPSGAGKTTVAALIARFRDTTDGTVRIGGVDVREIAADDLAAHVSLVFQDVYLFDGTIEENVRIASPEAAPEELATAAALSGLDRVIAELPDGWDTKVGEGGARLSGGQRQRVSIARALLKDAPVLILDEATAALDQENEALFADAVRALADRKTLLVIAHRLSTVVHADQILVLEDGGITERGTHDDLVTAGGTYAAFWQRRARANGWRLEAARP; encoded by the coding sequence ATGATCCGTCAGCTCTACCGCGTCCTGGGACCGGAAGGCTCCCGCCCTCTGAACCGGCTGCTGGTCCTCCAGTCCGGTGCGGCCGTCCTGCAAGGCGTCGCCTTCGCCCTCCTCGTGCCCGTCCTTCAGGCCCTGCTCGGCGCGGACCCCGACGACGTCTGGCCCTGGCTGACGGCGTTCACCGGCTGCGTACTCGGTTACGCGGCGCTGCAGGGCGCCGCTCTGAGCGGTGGGTTCACCGTCGGCTCCCAGCTTTCCCGGGTGCTGCACCGCCGACTGGCCGACCAGGCCCTGCGCCTGCCGCTGGGCTGGTTCACCCCCGGCCGCACGGCCGAGTTCAGCAGACTGGCCGGACAGAACGTCATCCAGGTGATGAGCACACCGGCCCACCTGCTGCGCCCGTTCCTCACCTCCCTTCTCACCCCGGTGACGCTGGTCATCGCCACCTTCTTCTTCGACGTCCGCACCGCCTTGGTGCTCCTGGTCTGCGCGCCCGTGCTGTTCGCCGTCCAATGGGCCAGTGCTGCGATGCTGCGACGACTCGACCTCGGCCGCGACGCCGCCGCCGGCGAATCCGCGGACCGCGTGCTGGAGTACACGCGCAACCAGCCGGTCCTGCGGGCTTTCGGCCGGACCGCCGAGGGTTACGGAGCGCTGGACGACGCGCTGGTGGCCGAGGCACGCGCCGATCGGCGGCTCATCGCGCGCGGCCTCCCCGGCCTGGTCTCGTTCACTTTCGCCACCCGACTCGTGTTCGCCCTGCTGCTCGCACTCGGGGTCTCCTGGCAGCTCGACGGGTCGCTCACCATCCCCACCCTGCTGGCCCTCCTGGTCCTGCTGGTGCGGCTCATCGACAGCGTGTCGTCCGCAGCCGAGGCCGGTGCGGGCATGCGCATCGCCCGCAACACTCTCGAACGGCTCGGCGCCGTCCTGGACGAACCGCCGTTCCCCCAGCCCGTGGAGCCGCGGACACCCCGTGGCGCGAGTGTGGAGTTCACCGGGGTCGGCTTCCGTTACACCGACGGGACGGCCGACGCAGCTTCCGCACGCCCGGTCCTGAACGATGTGACGTTCCGCCTGCCCGAGCGCAGCATGACCGCACTGGTCGGGCCCTCCGGCGCCGGCAAGACCACGGTCGCCGCGCTGATCGCCCGCTTCCGTGACACCACGGACGGCACGGTCCGCATCGGTGGAGTCGACGTCCGCGAGATCGCCGCCGACGACCTGGCCGCCCATGTCTCCCTCGTCTTCCAGGACGTCTACCTCTTCGACGGAACCATCGAGGAGAACGTCAGGATCGCGTCCCCGGAAGCCGCCCCGGAGGAACTGGCCACTGCCGCCGCCCTGTCCGGGCTCGACCGGGTGATCGCGGAGCTACCCGACGGGTGGGACACCAAGGTGGGGGAGGGCGGGGCGAGGCTGTCGGGTGGGCAGCGCCAGCGCGTGTCCATCGCCCGCGCACTGCTGAAGGACGCTCCCGTCCTCATCCTCGACGAGGCCACGGCCGCGCTCGACCAGGAGAACGAGGCGTTGTTCGCCGATGCCGTGCGCGCCCTGGCCGACCGTAAGACTCTGCTGGTCATCGCGCACCGGCTCAGCACCGTCGTCCACGCGGACCAGATCCTGGTCCTGGAGGACGGTGGGATCACCGAACGAGGCACGCACGACGACCTGGTGACGGCGGGCGGCACCTACGCGGCCTTCTGGCAGCGCCGGGCGCGGGCCAACGGCTGGCGGCTGGAGGCGGCACGGCCATGA
- a CDS encoding salicylate synthase gives MSTDLRKTWDEWAGAVPRLACSSTLEPCDDPAATATRLAQAALADQYMVYEAAAGVWHFAAGSAESLTAHAAGITARAVGRTWTAPTDGNPLTMFADTLSALSAAHGAHDSERHFYGWAAFELAHLLHADPAATGDGPLLHALIPSVEVTLTGDRTVIRAVDEAWLRKVSDLLAEPTTRHLAPEGTTPEVSERIIAAGSDAYGRAVSRTVEDIRAGLLEKAVVSRKVPLPAAPSVDFPATYLMGRRANTPARSYLLDLGGYRAAGFSPETVLEVGEDDRVSTQPLAGTRALGTDPTENERLRAELLTDPKEVHEHAVSVRLAWDEMAAVCRPGSVTVEEFMAVRPRGSVQHLASRVTGRLRPDAGPWDAFASIFPAITATGVSKRSALQALARHEEGPRGLYGGAVFRGSTGGALDAALVLRTLIGAGDETWLRAGAGVTAQSSPEREIEETCEKLRSVAPHLRFAI, from the coding sequence ATGAGCACCGACTTGAGGAAGACCTGGGACGAGTGGGCGGGTGCGGTCCCGCGACTGGCGTGCTCAAGCACCCTGGAGCCCTGCGACGACCCCGCGGCCACGGCCACCCGCCTCGCCCAAGCCGCCCTCGCCGACCAGTACATGGTCTACGAGGCAGCAGCCGGCGTCTGGCACTTCGCTGCGGGCTCCGCCGAGAGCCTCACCGCGCACGCGGCCGGCATCACCGCGCGAGCGGTGGGGCGCACCTGGACGGCTCCCACCGACGGCAATCCGCTGACGATGTTCGCCGACACGCTGAGCGCCCTCTCTGCGGCGCACGGCGCGCACGACAGCGAACGTCACTTCTACGGCTGGGCCGCCTTCGAGCTGGCCCACCTCCTCCACGCGGACCCCGCGGCCACCGGTGACGGACCTCTGCTGCACGCGCTGATCCCGTCCGTCGAGGTGACCCTCACCGGGGACCGGACCGTGATCCGCGCGGTGGACGAGGCGTGGCTCCGCAAGGTCTCCGACCTGCTGGCGGAGCCGACGACGCGACATCTCGCTCCGGAGGGGACGACCCCGGAGGTGTCCGAGCGGATCATCGCGGCCGGCTCGGACGCCTATGGCAGGGCGGTGTCCCGAACGGTCGAGGACATCCGCGCCGGGCTCCTGGAGAAGGCCGTCGTCTCCCGGAAGGTTCCGTTGCCCGCCGCTCCGTCCGTGGACTTCCCCGCGACCTATCTCATGGGCCGCCGGGCCAACACCCCGGCCCGCTCCTACCTGCTGGATCTCGGGGGCTACCGGGCGGCCGGGTTCAGCCCGGAGACCGTCCTGGAGGTCGGCGAGGACGACCGCGTCAGCACCCAGCCCCTCGCAGGCACCCGCGCACTTGGAACGGACCCGACGGAGAACGAGCGCCTGCGCGCGGAACTGCTCACCGATCCCAAAGAGGTGCACGAGCACGCCGTGTCCGTACGCCTGGCCTGGGACGAGATGGCGGCGGTGTGCCGGCCCGGGTCCGTCACCGTCGAGGAGTTCATGGCGGTCCGGCCGCGCGGTTCGGTCCAGCACCTCGCCTCACGCGTGACAGGCCGACTGCGGCCCGACGCCGGACCGTGGGACGCCTTCGCCTCGATCTTTCCGGCCATCACCGCCACCGGAGTCTCCAAACGCTCCGCCCTCCAGGCGCTGGCCCGCCACGAGGAGGGGCCACGCGGCCTGTACGGCGGCGCGGTCTTCCGGGGAAGCACCGGTGGCGCCCTCGACGCCGCCCTCGTTCTGCGCACCCTCATCGGCGCGGGCGACGAGACGTGGCTGCGCGCGGGTGCGGGAGTCACCGCTCAATCCAGCCCCGAACGCGAGATCGAGGAGACCTGCGAAAAGCTCCGCAGCGTCGCCCCGCACCTGAGGTTCGCCATTTAA